Proteins from a single region of Macaca thibetana thibetana isolate TM-01 chromosome 4, ASM2454274v1, whole genome shotgun sequence:
- the ZSCAN26 gene encoding LOW QUALITY PROTEIN: zinc finger and SCAN domain-containing protein 26 (The sequence of the model RefSeq protein was modified relative to this genomic sequence to represent the inferred CDS: substituted 1 base at 1 genomic stop codon), translating to MATALVSAHSLAPLNLKKEGLRVVREDHYSTWEQGFKLQGNSKGLGQEPLCKQFRQLCYEETTGPREALSRLRELCQQWLQPATHTKEQILELLVLEQFLTILPKELQAWVXEHHPESGEDMVVVLEDLQLDLGETGQQVDPDQAKEQKILVEEMSPLRGVQEQQVRPECEVTKPEKEKGEETRIENGKLVVVTDSCGRVESSGKISEPMEAHNEGSNLERQQAKPKEETEYKCSECGQGFLQHSDLIEHASTHTGKKLCESDVCQSSSLTRHKVLSREKGHQCHECGKAFQRSSHLVRHQKIHLGEKPYQCNECGKVFSQNAGLLEHLRIHTGEKPYLCIHCGKNFRRSSHLNRHQRIHSQEEPCECKECGKTFSQALLLTHHQRIHSHSKNHQCNECGKAFSLTSDLIRHHRIHTGEKPFKCNICQKAFRLNSHLAQHVRIHNEEKPYQCSECGEAFRQRSGLFQHQRYHHKDKLA from the exons ATGGCGACAGCACTGGTGAGTGCCCATTCCCTGGCTCCCCTGAATCTGAAGAAGGAGGGGCTTCGGGTAGTGAGGGAGGATCACTACTCTACTTGGGAACAGGGATTCAAGCTGCAAGGAAACAGTAAAGGCCTTGGACAGGAGCCATTGTGCAAACAATTCAGGCAGTTGTGTTATGAAGAGACCACAGGACCTCGAGAAGCACTAAGTCGGCTCCGGGAGCTCTGTCAACAGTGGCTACAGCCTGCGACCCATACCAAGGAGCAGATCCTGGAGCTGCTGGTGCTGGAGCAGTTTCTGACCATCCTGCCTAAGGAGCTCCAGGCCTGGGTGTAGGAGCATCACCCAGAGAGCGGGGAGGACATGGTGGTGGTTCTGGAGGATTTGCAGCTGGATCTTGGAGAAACAGGACAACAGGTG GATCCAGACCAGGCAAAGGAACAAAAAATACTTGTGGAGGAGATGTCCCCCCTGAGAGGAGTGCAGGAACAGCAGGTTCGGCCTGAGTGTGAAGTTACAAAGCCTGAGAAAGAGAAGG GTGAGGAGACAAGGATTGAGAATGGGAAGCTTGTTGTAGTAACAGACTCTTGTGGAAGAGTAGAGTCATCTGGGAAAATATCTGAACCCATGGAGGCTCATAATGAGGGCTCTAACTTGGAAAGGCAGCAGGCCAAGCCCAAAGAGGAGACTGAGTATAAATGCTCAGAATGTGGGCAGGGATTCCTCCAGCACTCAGACCTGATTGAACATGCGAGTACACACACGGGAAAGAAACTCTGCGAGTCTGATGTGTGTCAGAGTTCCAGTCTTACAAGACATAAAGTCCTCTCTAGAGAGAAAGGTCATCAGTGTCAtgagtgtgggaaagcctttcAGAGGAGTTCACACCTCGTCAGACATCAGAAAATCCATCTTGGTGAGAAGCCTTATCAGTGCAACGAGTGTGGCAAAGTCTTTAGCCAGAATGCAGGCCTTTTGGAACATCtcagaattcatactggagagaaaccttatctATGTATCCATTGTGGAAAAAATTTTAGGCGCAGCTCTCACCTTAATCGACACCAGAGAATTCACAGCCAGGAGGAGCCCTGTGAGTGCAAGGAGTGTGGAAAAACCTTTAGTCAGGCCCTACTCCTCACCCACCATCAGAGAATTCACAGTCACTCCAAAAACCATCAATGTAATGAGtgtggaaaagctttcagtttgaCCTCAGACCTTATTCGACACCacagaattcatactggagaaaaacctttCAAGTGTAACATATGCCAGAAAGCCTTCCGACTAAACTCACACCTTGCTCAGCATGTAAGAATCCACAATGAAGAAAAACCCTATCAGTGTAGTGAATGTGGAGAAGCCTTCAGGCAAAGGTCAGGTCTTTTTCAACATCAGAGATATCACCACAAAGACAAACTGGCTTGA